One Gossypium raimondii isolate GPD5lz chromosome 3, ASM2569854v1, whole genome shotgun sequence genomic window carries:
- the LOC105794350 gene encoding uncharacterized protein At4g15970: MASPRLLARFHRRRYPPSTAVSACCPFAPPRSLPLRDCSSAGMSPPKPSTLIRRAACLFTLLTLSLLMLYTATDSIRFLHLPSASLSSSTLVRIFPSYLNNSPSPNPMQHLKEVLGNASMGNNTVILTTLNDAWASTNSVVDLFLKSFMLGDGTHWLLDHLVIIALDEKAYNRCQAVHKHCFSLVTEDVDFQEEAYFMTPNYLKMMWRRIDFLRSVLELGYDFVFTDTDIMWFRDPFPQFFQMLISRLHVTIFFGDPDDLNNMPNGGFNYVKSNNRSIAFYKFWYASHETYPGYHDQDVFNKIKFDPLISDIGLKIRFLDTAYFGGLCEPSKDLNLVCTMHANCCYGMDSKLHDLKIMLQDWRAFTSLPPDLKNESVISWRVPQNCSLHSLHHFDSPSPEINVEQEEEN, from the exons ATGGCGTCCCCGCGACTGTTAGCAAGGTTTCACAGGCGACGGTACCCTCCTTCTACGGCGGTTTCAGCTTGCTGCCCTTTCGCTCCTCCTCGTTCTCTTCCTCTCCGTGACTGCTCTTCCGCCGGTATGTCTCCTCCCAAACCATCAACGCTCATCCGCCGAGCTGCTTGCCTTTTCACGCTCCTCACTCTTTCCCTTTTGATGCTTTACACTGCTACTGATTCCATCCGCTTCCTCCATCTTCCGTCCGCTTCCCTTTCCTCTTCCACTTTAGTTCGCATTTTCCCTTCCTATCTCAATAACTCTCCTTCTCCG AATCCAATGCAACATCTTAAAGAAGTTTTGGGGAATGCTTCTATGGGGAATAATACTGTTATTTTAACGACATTAAATGATGCCTGGGCCAGTACCAATTCAGTTGTTGACCTTTTCCTTAAGAGTTTTATGCTTGGAGACGGCACACATTGGCTTTTGGACCATTTGGTGATTATTGCCCTGGATGAAAAGGCATATAATCGTTGTCAAGCAGTACATAAGCATTGCTTTTCACTTGTCACCGAGGATGTTGATTTTCAAGAGGAAGCATATTTTATGACCCCAAACTACTTGAAGATGATGTGGAGAAGGATTGATTTCCTGCGTTCTGTGCTTGAGTTGGgttatgattttgttttcacg GACACCGATATCATGTGGTTTAGGGATCCATTTCCGCAGTTTTTCCAGATGCTGATTTCCAGATTGCATGTGACCATTTTTTTTGGCGATCCTGATGATCTGAATAACATGCCCAATGGGGGATTTAACTATGTAAAGTCTAATAACCGGTCAATAGCATTCTACAAATTCTGGTATGCTTCACATGAAACTTATCCTGGATACCACGATCAGGATGTTTTCAATAAGATCAAGTTTGATCCTTTAATCTCAGATATCGGATTAAAGATTAGATTTTTGGATACTGCTTATTTTGGTGGTCTTTGTGAACCTAGTAAAGATTTGAATTTAGTATGCACAATGCATGCAAATTGCTGTTATGGTATGGATAGCAAGCTTCATGATCTCAAAATTATGCTTCAAGATTGGAGAGCTTTCACGTCATTGCCACCAGATCTGAAGAATGAATCTGTTATCTCCTGGAGGGTTCCTCAGAACTGCAG TCTCCATTCGTTACACCATTTTGATTCACCATCTCCAGAGATAAATGTTGAACAAGAGGAAGAAAATTGA